One genomic region from Phragmites australis chromosome 1, lpPhrAust1.1, whole genome shotgun sequence encodes:
- the LOC133912197 gene encoding probable glutathione S-transferase GSTF1, whose product MAPVKVFGMARSGNVARVLVCLEEVGVEYEVVNMDFAAGEHKGPEHLARNPFGQIPAFQDGELILFESRAISRHVLRKYKTGDVDLLREDNLEDSAAVDIWLEVEVHQYKPAVYPIVYQHLIVPMRGGTPDQKLIAECIEKTKKVLEVYESRLSKFKYLAGDFFSLADLSHFPITYYFMRTPYASVLDSYPSVKAWWEDLMSRPAVQRVVFQLPKGTDEL is encoded by the exons ATGGCGCCGGTGAAGGTATTCGGGATGGCGAGGTCCGGGAACGTAGCACGCGTGCTGGTCTGCCTGGAGGAGGTCGGTGTTGAGTACGAGGTCGTCAACATGGACTTCGCCGCCGGTGAGCACAAGGGTCCCGAGCACCTCGCGCGCAAC ccGTTTGGACAGATTCCAGCATTCCAGGATGGAGAGCTAATTCTGTTTG AATCCCGGGCAATTTCGAGACATGTTCTTCGTAAATACAAGACCGGTGATGTCGATCTGCTAAGGGAAGACAACCTCGAGGATTCTGCGGCTGTCGACATTTGGCTAGAGGTAGAAGTACACCAGTACAAACCTGCCGTTTATCCGATCGTATACCAGCACCTAATTGTGCCAATGCGAGGAGGAACTCCTGACCAGAAGCTCATCGCTGAGTGCATCGAGAAGACGAAGAAAGTGCTGGAAGTGTATGAGTCTCGGTTGTCCAAGTTCAAGTACCTGGCTGGAGACTTCTTCAGCCTAGCCGACCTCAGCCATTTCCCTATCACGTACTACTTCATGAGGACGCCGTATGCGTCGGTGTTGGATTCCTATCCGAGTGTCAAGGCGTGGTGGGAGGACTTGATGTCAAGGCCGGCGGTGCAGAGGGTCGTCTTCCAGCTGCCCAAGGGAACCGATGAACTATGA